A portion of the Paenibacillus hamazuiensis genome contains these proteins:
- a CDS encoding SIS domain-containing protein: MTVSNLVTNAQSQVDTILQAYKERAINRVFFVACGGSSALMYPSKYFLDRESSTITAEIYSSNEFIHRNPATLGPNSLVILCSHKGKTPETTEAAKFAKSKGALTVSLMYVETAPLADESDFIVNYSWAPPGQLDPHPEIMNYAILYRLSMGLLYVKEGNKKYEKLLNSLNSLDAVFQKAKAQYAEKAKAYAKEYKDEKVIYTMASGSNYGIAYSFAICILMEMQWIHSHAIHAGEFFHGPFEILDKNVPFVLLMGLDETRPLEERALTFLKQYGEKLLVLDAKDFDLTGVDEELKGYLAPLVLNFVLRVYAVALAAETNHPLETRRYMFKVPY; the protein is encoded by the coding sequence ATGACCGTATCGAATTTGGTAACGAACGCGCAATCCCAGGTGGACACAATTTTGCAGGCGTACAAGGAAAGGGCGATCAACCGCGTATTTTTCGTAGCTTGCGGCGGATCTTCGGCTTTGATGTATCCGAGCAAATATTTTCTGGACCGCGAATCGTCGACGATCACTGCGGAAATTTACAGCTCCAACGAATTCATTCACCGCAATCCGGCAACGCTCGGTCCGAATTCCCTCGTTATTTTGTGCTCGCACAAAGGAAAGACGCCGGAGACGACCGAAGCTGCGAAATTTGCCAAAAGCAAAGGCGCTTTGACCGTATCGCTCATGTATGTGGAAACGGCACCGCTCGCGGACGAGTCCGATTTTATCGTCAACTACAGCTGGGCGCCTCCGGGCCAGCTCGACCCGCATCCGGAAATTATGAACTATGCCATTCTTTACCGTCTGTCGATGGGCCTGCTTTACGTGAAGGAAGGCAATAAAAAATACGAGAAGCTGCTGAACAGCCTGAACAGTCTGGACGCCGTGTTCCAAAAAGCGAAGGCGCAATACGCGGAGAAAGCCAAAGCTTATGCGAAGGAATACAAGGACGAAAAGGTCATTTATACGATGGCCAGCGGCTCCAATTACGGCATCGCTTACTCCTTTGCGATTTGCATCCTGATGGAGATGCAGTGGATTCATTCCCATGCGATTCATGCCGGCGAGTTTTTCCACGGTCCGTTCGAAATTCTCGACAAAAACGTTCCGTTCGTGCTGCTCATGGGCCTCGACGAAACCCGCCCGCTGGAGGAGCGCGCGCTGACCTTCCTCAAGCAGTACGGCGAAAAGCTGCTCGTGCTTGATGCGAAGGATTTCGACCTGACGGGTGTCGACGAAGAACTGAAAGGATACCTGGCTCCGCTTGTGCTGAACTTCGTGCTTCGCGTGTACGCCGTCGCCCTCGCCGCGGAGACAAACCATCCGCTCGAAACGAGACGTTATATGTTCAAGGTGCCATATTGA
- a CDS encoding type II toxin-antitoxin system PemK/MazF family toxin, with protein MSIPSRGDLIWLDFDPQSGREQAGRRPGLVLSESNFNELTGFAVVCPITSQAKDYAFEVPLPEGLPFTGVVLTDQFKSLDVTKRKIKIVGNASTDSDFMRSVLRNVRSILA; from the coding sequence TTGAGTATACCGTCACGCGGGGATCTCATTTGGTTGGATTTTGATCCGCAATCCGGACGAGAACAAGCCGGCCGTCGTCCTGGACTTGTACTGTCCGAATCAAACTTTAATGAATTAACCGGCTTTGCTGTGGTGTGTCCCATTACGAGCCAAGCCAAAGACTATGCTTTTGAAGTACCGCTTCCGGAAGGACTTCCGTTTACAGGGGTTGTTTTAACGGATCAGTTTAAGAGCTTGGACGTAACCAAACGGAAAATTAAGATTGTGGGCAATGCTTCAACGGATTCTGATTTCATGAGAAGTGTTCTGCGGAATGTAAGGTCCATATTGGCCTGA
- a CDS encoding AbrB/MazE/SpoVT family DNA-binding domain-containing protein, with protein MSYKEGKDMILMMTTATLSKWGNSSAVRIPNQFLKRLNLDEGAELEIILTADNHILLRPIHQEESSEDLREHLRMLLSKIKPDSPRHEEVDFGIEGEEKI; from the coding sequence TTGTCTTATAAAGAAGGAAAGGACATGATCCTCATGATGACTACCGCCACACTCAGCAAATGGGGAAATAGCAGCGCTGTACGCATTCCGAACCAATTTTTAAAGCGTCTTAATTTGGATGAAGGGGCCGAGCTGGAGATTATCCTGACAGCGGATAATCATATTCTGCTTCGCCCGATCCATCAGGAAGAATCCAGCGAAGATTTGCGTGAACATTTACGAATGCTTCTTTCAAAAATTAAACCGGATTCACCGCGACACGAAGAAGTTGACTTTGGAATCGAAGGAGAAGAAAAGATTTGA
- the aspA gene encoding aspartate ammonia-lyase encodes MNTTIRIERDFLGEKEVPQDAYYGIQTLRAVDNFPITGYRIHSELIRAMGMVKKAAALANMETKRLGGRLGLAIVQAAGEVMDGKWDHQFIVDPIQGGAGTSINMNANEVIANRAIELLGGSKGDYFMLSPNSHVNMSQSTNDSFPTAIHIAVLSMIDRLLETMELLQAAFVRKAQQFDGIIKMGRTHLQDAVPIRLGQEFAAYSRVLARDMKRIRQTKGHLYEINMGATAVGTGLNADPRYIRRVVDLLADLSGYPLKGAEHLPDATQNTDAYTEVSAALKINAINMSKVANDLRLMASGPRAGLAEISLPARQPGSSIMPGKVNPVMCEVVNQVAFQVIGSDHTVCLASEAGQLELNVMEPVLVFNLLQSLTIMNQAWGVFRTHCVEGITANEERCRSYVDQSVGIITALNPHLGYETAARIAHEAITTGQSVRSLCLLYNVLDEDELDRILDPYRMTEPGIAGRDDT; translated from the coding sequence GTGAACACGACCATACGGATAGAGCGGGATTTTCTGGGAGAGAAGGAAGTCCCGCAAGACGCTTATTACGGCATTCAGACGCTGCGGGCGGTCGATAATTTTCCGATTACCGGCTATCGCATCCACAGCGAGCTAATCCGGGCGATGGGGATGGTGAAAAAAGCGGCGGCGCTCGCCAATATGGAAACGAAGCGGCTCGGCGGGAGGCTCGGCCTGGCGATTGTGCAGGCGGCGGGAGAAGTAATGGACGGCAAATGGGACCATCAGTTTATCGTCGACCCGATCCAGGGAGGCGCCGGCACATCGATCAACATGAACGCCAACGAAGTGATCGCGAACCGCGCGATTGAGCTGCTGGGCGGAAGCAAGGGCGATTATTTCATGCTGAGCCCGAATTCGCACGTCAACATGTCGCAATCGACCAATGACAGCTTTCCTACGGCCATACATATTGCCGTCTTATCCATGATCGACAGGCTGCTGGAGACGATGGAGCTGCTCCAAGCGGCGTTTGTGAGAAAAGCGCAGCAATTCGACGGCATTATCAAAATGGGCCGCACCCATCTGCAGGACGCGGTCCCGATTCGCCTCGGACAAGAGTTCGCCGCCTACAGTCGGGTGCTTGCGCGGGACATGAAGCGAATCCGGCAAACGAAGGGGCACCTGTACGAGATCAACATGGGGGCGACCGCCGTCGGCACCGGTCTGAACGCCGATCCTCGGTATATCCGGCGCGTCGTGGACCTGTTGGCCGACCTCAGCGGCTATCCGCTGAAAGGAGCGGAGCATCTCCCCGATGCGACGCAAAATACGGACGCCTATACCGAAGTGTCGGCCGCGCTCAAAATCAACGCGATCAACATGTCCAAGGTGGCGAACGATCTTCGCCTGATGGCTTCCGGTCCGCGCGCGGGCCTCGCGGAAATCAGCCTGCCTGCGCGCCAGCCCGGCTCTTCGATCATGCCCGGAAAAGTAAATCCGGTCATGTGCGAGGTCGTGAATCAGGTGGCGTTTCAGGTGATCGGAAGCGACCACACGGTCTGTCTCGCTTCGGAAGCGGGGCAGCTGGAGCTGAACGTAATGGAGCCGGTGCTCGTGTTTAATCTGCTCCAGTCGCTTACGATCATGAACCAGGCGTGGGGCGTGTTCAGGACGCACTGCGTCGAGGGAATTACCGCCAATGAGGAGCGCTGCAGGTCGTATGTCGATCAAAGTGTCGGCATCATCACAGCGTTGAACCCGCATCTCGGCTACGAGACGGCGGCGAGAATCGCGCATGAGGCGATCACGACGGGCCAATCCGTCCGTTCGCTTTGTCTCTTGTACAATGTGCTGGATGAAGATGAGCTCGACCGCATTCTCGACCCGTACCGGATGACGGAGCCCGGCATTGCGGGGCGCGACGATACATAA